A section of the Mycolicibacterium anyangense genome encodes:
- a CDS encoding undecaprenyl-diphosphate phosphatase, whose amino-acid sequence MSSHLSYLEAVVVGLFQGVTELFPVSSLGHAVLVPALVGGGWARDLNVSAPQSPYLAFIVGLHVATAAALLVFFWRDWVSIVGGFVSSVRHRRIATSAERLAWQIILATIPVGLVGVALDHLFRTTLGKPIPAAAFLIANGLLLYGAERLRRAATPAPAVGGDIDERLARQPLPQGVLIGSAQILALLPGISRSGVTMAAGLWRGLSHEEAARFSFLLATPIILAAGVFKIPDLFGPAGDGIGGQVIAGSVASFVAAYLAVRFLTRYFETRTLTPFAIYCVVFGGLSLAWLTLH is encoded by the coding sequence ATGAGTTCCCACCTCAGTTACCTCGAAGCCGTCGTCGTCGGCCTCTTCCAAGGCGTCACCGAGCTGTTCCCGGTCTCCAGCCTCGGCCACGCCGTCTTGGTCCCGGCTCTGGTCGGCGGGGGCTGGGCGCGGGATCTCAACGTCTCGGCACCCCAGTCGCCGTATCTGGCGTTCATCGTCGGATTGCATGTCGCGACGGCAGCGGCGCTGCTGGTGTTCTTCTGGCGTGATTGGGTCTCGATCGTCGGCGGGTTCGTCTCCTCGGTGCGTCACCGGCGCATCGCCACCAGCGCCGAACGGCTTGCGTGGCAGATCATTTTGGCGACCATCCCGGTCGGGCTGGTCGGCGTGGCGCTGGACCATCTGTTCCGCACCACCCTGGGAAAGCCGATTCCCGCCGCGGCTTTCCTGATCGCCAATGGCCTGCTGCTCTACGGTGCCGAGCGGCTGCGGCGCGCGGCGACCCCGGCGCCGGCGGTGGGCGGCGACATCGACGAGCGTCTGGCCCGCCAACCGCTGCCCCAGGGTGTGCTCATCGGCAGCGCGCAGATCCTGGCGCTGCTGCCGGGCATCAGCCGCTCCGGTGTCACGATGGCCGCCGGGCTGTGGCGCGGTCTGTCCCACGAGGAGGCCGCCCGCTTCTCATTCCTGCTGGCCACGCCGATCATCCTGGCTGCCGGCGTCTTCAAGATCCCCGACCTGTTCGGCCCGGCGGGCGATGGCATCGGCGGTCAGGTGATCGCCGGGAGCGTGGCGTCCTTCGTCGCCGCCTACCTGGCAGTGCGATTCCTCACCCGGTACTTCGAGACCCGCACCCTGACGCCGTTCGCGATCTACTGCGTCGTCTTCGGCGGACTGAGCCTGGCCTGGCTCACGCTGCACTAG
- a CDS encoding VOC family protein: protein MSDHEVKMIILSTDDLDESIRFYGDTLGMAVKFRDGTHFAALDGGPITLALATEIDHPIPGQVVVGIKTADVDAAAKAVEESGGGIVKGPYDDAHERRAVVYDNKGNGIVFYSPLKR, encoded by the coding sequence GTGAGCGACCACGAAGTGAAAATGATCATCCTGTCGACCGACGACCTCGATGAGTCGATCCGCTTCTACGGCGACACCCTGGGCATGGCAGTGAAGTTCCGCGACGGCACCCATTTCGCCGCACTCGACGGCGGTCCCATCACCCTGGCCCTGGCCACCGAGATCGACCACCCGATTCCCGGTCAAGTCGTGGTCGGCATCAAGACGGCCGACGTCGACGCCGCCGCCAAGGCCGTCGAGGAGAGCGGCGGCGGGATCGTGAAGGGCCCCTACGACGACGCCCATGAGCGTCGTGCCGTCGTCTATGACAACAAGGGCAACGGCATCGTGTTCTACAGCCCGCTCAAGCGTTAG
- a CDS encoding GGDEF domain-containing protein — translation MAGQAVARIPVGDVVRRVGGCRAGGVGCCAAAPEARLSGAVYMCLLGVFAAVLLGYRVLRLHCLFGTAVIAAFTWMGVRWDGATLAELSLYFLPAMTTVVVMPVIAAVAIQGTRTGLRATADVANRDPLTGLLNRRGLYAGTDALLDRSQPGTVLVVVVIDLDGFKQFNDDHGHPSGDAMLRAAARQLTRAVRAEDIAARIGGDEFVLVAALANGSDLDGFVDRVRSLNLRDAEGLPLQCSIGVAWESLSASRPQLDAILRRADEAMYSVKRVGGGDTVVAGPA, via the coding sequence GTGGCTGGCCAGGCCGTGGCCCGGATACCGGTCGGCGATGTTGTTCGTCGGGTGGGGGGATGTCGCGCTGGCGGCGTCGGCTGCTGTGCTGCGGCACCCGAGGCGCGGTTGTCAGGTGCGGTGTACATGTGCCTGCTCGGGGTGTTCGCGGCGGTGCTGCTGGGCTACCGCGTGCTGCGCCTGCACTGTCTGTTCGGCACCGCGGTGATCGCCGCGTTCACCTGGATGGGCGTGCGCTGGGACGGCGCGACGCTGGCCGAACTCTCGCTGTACTTCCTGCCGGCGATGACCACGGTGGTGGTGATGCCGGTGATCGCGGCGGTGGCCATCCAGGGCACCCGCACGGGCCTACGCGCCACGGCCGACGTGGCCAATCGTGATCCGCTGACCGGGCTGCTGAACCGCCGCGGACTGTACGCGGGCACAGACGCGCTCCTGGACAGAAGTCAGCCCGGCACAGTCCTGGTGGTGGTCGTGATCGACCTCGACGGGTTCAAGCAGTTCAACGACGACCATGGACATCCCAGCGGCGACGCCATGCTGCGCGCGGCCGCCCGCCAGCTGACGCGAGCTGTGCGCGCCGAGGACATCGCCGCCCGTATCGGTGGTGACGAATTCGTGCTCGTCGCCGCGCTCGCGAACGGATCCGACCTCGACGGTTTCGTGGACCGGGTGCGCAGCCTGAATCTTCGTGACGCAGAAGGGTTGCCGTTGCAGTGCAGCATCGGCGTCGCCTGGGAATCGTTGTCCGCGTCGCGCCCCCAACTGGATGCGATCCTGCGTCGGGCGGACGAGGCGATGTACAGCGTCAAGCGGGTCGGCGGCGGTGACACCGTGGTAGCTGGACCGGCCTAA
- a CDS encoding carbamate kinase: MGTAIVAFGGNALVTDAEHDSIPQQYDTVSRTVPPLIDMVEQGWKLVVSHGNGPQVGFILRRSELASDEVDPVPVDYAVADTQGAIGYMFVKALRNELARRGLSRPVVAVVTHSVVSLDDPAFENPTKPVGSFLEQTKATQLAAALGWTIAEDAGRGWRRTVASPRPTAILETELIRKLLDDGAIVVAVGGGGIPVSVAADGTVTGVEAVVDKDIASGLLAHDLGAELLMIPTGVPRVAIGFGTPEETWLDTITVDEARQYIASGQFGKGSMEPKVEAVADFVAGTPGATGVIGAAEEIPAILAGTSGTRIVGDAVPEPAPDVTDGGAVLLAVNGTLMRGLKLSPNMAAAGATFIRETTTEPVYRIWTINDEHPAMIRVTDGSGVAVAVEVWSVPAAGLAGILLNEPPGLSIGKVNLADGATVLGVIGEPALVEGQREISQHGGWRAYTAAEGLG, translated from the coding sequence GTGGGAACCGCAATCGTCGCATTCGGTGGCAACGCTCTGGTCACCGATGCCGAGCACGACTCCATCCCGCAGCAGTACGACACTGTCAGCCGTACCGTGCCGCCGCTGATCGACATGGTCGAGCAGGGCTGGAAACTCGTTGTCTCCCATGGCAACGGACCGCAGGTCGGCTTCATCCTGCGTCGTTCGGAGTTGGCGTCCGACGAGGTCGACCCGGTGCCGGTCGACTACGCCGTCGCCGACACCCAGGGTGCCATCGGGTACATGTTCGTCAAGGCGTTGCGCAACGAACTCGCCCGTCGAGGGCTGTCGCGGCCGGTGGTCGCCGTCGTCACGCATTCGGTGGTCAGCCTGGACGACCCGGCCTTCGAGAATCCGACCAAGCCGGTCGGATCGTTCCTGGAGCAGACCAAGGCCACGCAGTTGGCGGCGGCGCTGGGCTGGACGATCGCCGAGGACGCCGGGCGAGGGTGGCGCCGCACCGTGGCCTCGCCCCGGCCGACCGCTATCCTGGAGACCGAGCTGATCCGCAAGCTGCTGGACGACGGCGCGATCGTGGTGGCCGTCGGCGGCGGTGGGATCCCGGTGAGTGTGGCCGCCGACGGCACCGTGACCGGTGTGGAAGCCGTGGTGGACAAGGACATTGCCTCCGGTCTGCTCGCCCATGATCTGGGTGCCGAGCTGTTGATGATCCCGACCGGTGTACCGCGGGTGGCGATCGGTTTCGGCACACCCGAGGAGACGTGGCTCGACACCATCACCGTCGACGAGGCCCGGCAGTACATCGCCTCCGGTCAGTTCGGCAAGGGCTCGATGGAACCCAAGGTCGAGGCCGTCGCCGACTTCGTCGCCGGCACTCCGGGTGCCACCGGTGTCATCGGCGCCGCCGAGGAGATTCCGGCGATCCTGGCCGGCACCTCCGGGACCCGGATCGTCGGCGATGCGGTGCCCGAGCCCGCGCCGGACGTTACCGACGGCGGCGCAGTGTTGTTGGCCGTCAACGGAACTCTGATGCGCGGACTCAAGCTGTCGCCGAACATGGCGGCCGCCGGTGCGACGTTCATCCGGGAGACGACCACCGAACCCGTCTACCGGATCTGGACGATCAACGACGAGCACCCCGCGATGATCAGGGTGACCGACGGCTCGGGGGTGGCGGTCGCGGTCGAGGTGTGGTCGGTGCCGGCCGCCGGGCTGGCGGGAATCCTGCTGAACGAACCACCCGGCCTGTCGATCGGGAAGGTCAATCTCGCCGACGGCGCAACGGTTCTCGGCGTGATCGGTGAGCCGGCGCTGGTCGAGGGACAGCGTGAGATCAGCCAGCACGGCGGCTGGCGTGCGTATACCGCCGCGGAGGGCCTGGGGTAA
- a CDS encoding YlbE family protein, which translates to MKKLFEEDLNVVNVGLQGFANNVTAAGGRVTNITWAPPAGADAALGWTLATLVGDPRIEEANRTAYDRYLAAQPRLVDLVRATEAIPGLGPGERRILHSGPPIAWPDMCGPQQGAIAGAILYEGWADDLAAAEKLAASGAVALEPCHEHSAVGPMAGIISPSMPVWVVENTAAGNRAYCNLNEGLGKVLRFGANSADVLDRLRWLGTDFFSTMQIAVRGLADPDLKPLMAQALHMGDELHNRNAAASALLFKRLTLSLLGSDVPSDAVRRALEFVASNDHFFLNISMAACKSMTDAAAGVPGSSMVTVMARNGVNFGIKLSGTGDQWFQAPANPVDGLYFPGYTVDDAAADLGDSAITETNGLGGFAMAASPAIVQFVGGTPADATANSRRMLTITLGSNPAFTLPPLNFGGTPAGIDARLVVDSGVLPIINTGIAHRQAGVGQIGAGITTAPMDCFNDALAALAAGLE; encoded by the coding sequence GTGAAGAAGCTGTTCGAAGAAGACCTCAACGTCGTCAACGTCGGCTTGCAGGGCTTCGCCAACAATGTCACCGCCGCCGGCGGCCGGGTCACCAACATCACCTGGGCGCCACCTGCGGGAGCGGATGCGGCACTGGGCTGGACGCTGGCCACGCTGGTCGGTGATCCCCGCATCGAGGAGGCCAACCGCACCGCCTACGACCGCTATCTGGCCGCTCAGCCCCGGCTGGTCGACCTGGTCCGGGCGACCGAGGCGATTCCCGGGCTGGGCCCGGGGGAGCGGCGCATCCTGCACTCCGGGCCGCCGATCGCCTGGCCGGACATGTGTGGACCACAGCAGGGCGCGATCGCCGGAGCGATCCTCTACGAAGGATGGGCCGACGATCTGGCGGCCGCCGAGAAGCTCGCTGCCAGTGGCGCGGTGGCGCTGGAGCCGTGCCACGAACACAGTGCCGTCGGCCCGATGGCCGGCATCATCAGCCCGTCGATGCCGGTGTGGGTGGTGGAGAACACTGCAGCCGGAAACCGGGCCTACTGCAACCTCAACGAAGGTCTCGGCAAGGTGTTGCGGTTTGGCGCCAACTCCGCGGATGTGCTGGACCGGTTGCGATGGCTGGGCACCGACTTCTTCTCGACCATGCAGATCGCGGTGCGCGGCTTGGCCGATCCGGACCTCAAACCTCTGATGGCACAGGCCCTTCACATGGGTGACGAGCTGCACAATCGCAACGCGGCAGCCTCGGCGCTGCTGTTCAAGCGGCTCACGCTGTCGCTGTTGGGCTCCGATGTGCCCTCCGATGCGGTACGCCGGGCACTGGAATTCGTCGCGAGCAACGACCACTTCTTCCTCAACATCTCGATGGCCGCCTGCAAGTCGATGACCGATGCCGCCGCCGGGGTGCCAGGCAGCAGCATGGTGACTGTGATGGCCCGCAACGGGGTGAACTTCGGCATCAAGCTGTCCGGAACCGGCGACCAATGGTTCCAGGCGCCGGCCAATCCCGTTGACGGACTGTATTTTCCGGGATACACGGTCGATGACGCCGCCGCCGACCTCGGTGACTCCGCGATCACCGAGACCAACGGGCTCGGTGGGTTCGCGATGGCCGCCTCGCCGGCGATCGTCCAGTTCGTCGGGGGCACCCCGGCCGATGCGACCGCGAACAGCCGCCGGATGCTGACCATCACGCTGGGGTCCAACCCGGCATTCACGTTGCCGCCGTTGAACTTCGGTGGCACACCCGCCGGAATCGACGCCCGGCTGGTGGTGGACTCCGGTGTGCTGCCGATCATCAACACCGGTATCGCGCACCGGCAGGCCGGTGTCGGCCAGATCGGTGCCGGTATCACCACCGCACCGATGGACTGTTTCAACGATGCACTGGCCGCGCTGGCGGCAGGACTGGAGTGA
- the fdrA gene encoding acyl-CoA synthetase FdrA, with protein MATSSRFYPNLYKDSVSLMTVSAQVTSVQGITAASVVMASATNVVNLAQAGLGTFEVRPNDLVVAVSGTEEACAEALALADSLLSAASGGGGDEAVAAAPVTSIQTAVAKDPALNLALISVPGDYAAAEAMKALRLGLDVMVFSDNVSPEAELALKQYAREVDLMVMGPDCGTSIVNGIPLGFANVVRRGPIGVVGASGTGTQEVTVRVHQNGSGISQALGTGGHDLADAIGGISMLHGLAALGADPGTSVIVLVSKPPSPDVAAKVLAAAEASDKPVVVIFLGADPTSVTRNGVYGAAYLAQAADMAVDLARGDQPRTGDIVISNDVRRVLSDLARSMAPSQRYVRGIFSGGTFCYEAQLVHRARDISAYSNTPVTGNAALTDIRTSVQNTIVDMGDDEFTQGRPHPMIDPSQKDARIRDEVADPTTAVVLFDVVLGYGSADDPTAELISIIGSSKAKARAEGRTVAFIGYVCGTDLDPQDRAKAVAGLKAAGVLVASSNAEAAVWSAALIAERQGVTP; from the coding sequence ATGGCCACCAGTTCACGGTTCTACCCCAACCTCTACAAGGACTCGGTGTCCTTGATGACGGTCTCGGCACAGGTCACCTCGGTGCAAGGGATCACCGCCGCCTCGGTGGTGATGGCCTCGGCCACCAATGTGGTCAACCTCGCCCAGGCGGGTCTCGGGACCTTCGAGGTGCGGCCCAACGACCTCGTCGTCGCCGTCTCGGGCACCGAGGAAGCCTGCGCGGAGGCGCTCGCACTGGCCGACTCGCTGCTGTCGGCCGCATCCGGCGGCGGAGGTGATGAGGCCGTTGCTGCGGCACCGGTCACCAGCATCCAGACCGCCGTGGCCAAGGACCCGGCGCTCAACCTCGCCCTGATCTCGGTCCCCGGCGACTACGCGGCCGCCGAGGCGATGAAGGCGCTGCGGCTGGGTCTGGACGTCATGGTGTTCAGCGACAACGTCAGCCCCGAAGCCGAACTCGCGCTCAAGCAATACGCCCGTGAGGTCGACCTGATGGTGATGGGTCCGGACTGCGGCACCTCGATCGTCAACGGCATTCCGCTCGGTTTCGCGAACGTGGTGCGGCGCGGCCCGATCGGCGTGGTCGGCGCGTCGGGCACCGGCACCCAGGAGGTCACCGTCCGGGTGCACCAGAACGGCTCGGGGATCTCGCAGGCGCTGGGCACCGGCGGACATGATCTGGCCGACGCCATCGGGGGCATCTCCATGCTGCACGGACTGGCCGCGCTCGGCGCCGACCCTGGCACCTCGGTGATCGTGCTGGTGTCCAAACCCCCGTCGCCCGACGTCGCGGCAAAGGTCCTCGCCGCCGCCGAAGCAAGCGACAAGCCCGTCGTCGTCATCTTCCTCGGCGCTGATCCCACCTCGGTCACCCGCAACGGCGTGTACGGCGCGGCCTACCTGGCACAGGCGGCCGATATGGCCGTCGACCTGGCGCGCGGGGACCAGCCGCGCACCGGGGACATCGTGATCTCCAATGACGTGCGCCGCGTCCTGAGCGATCTGGCCCGGTCGATGGCTCCGAGCCAGCGCTACGTGCGCGGCATCTTCTCCGGGGGCACCTTCTGCTACGAAGCACAATTGGTGCACCGGGCCCGCGACATCTCGGCGTACTCCAACACCCCGGTGACGGGCAACGCCGCGCTGACCGACATCCGCACCAGCGTCCAGAACACCATCGTCGACATGGGCGATGACGAATTCACCCAGGGCAGACCACATCCCATGATCGACCCGTCGCAGAAGGATGCCCGCATCCGCGATGAAGTCGCCGACCCAACCACGGCGGTCGTGCTGTTCGACGTGGTGCTCGGGTACGGAAGCGCCGATGACCCGACCGCCGAACTGATCTCGATCATCGGCAGCTCGAAGGCCAAGGCCCGCGCCGAAGGTCGCACCGTCGCCTTCATCGGCTATGTCTGCGGTACCGACCTGGATCCCCAGGACCGCGCCAAGGCCGTCGCCGGTCTCAAGGCGGCCGGTGTACTGGTGGCTTCGAGCAACGCCGAGGCGGCCGTCTGGTCGGCGGCACTGATCGCCGAGCGCCAAGGAGTCACCCCGTGA
- a CDS encoding cysteine hydrolase family protein: protein MPTIDAEPFPLDFDVDSTALVIIDMQRDFVLPGGFGEALGNDTSLLLAAVEPIQRVLHRAREIGMLVVHTREGHRPDLSDCPSAKLHRGGKTFIGEPGPMGRILVRGEQGHDIIDELYPIEGEPVIDKPGKGTFHATDFAQILADRGIKTLVVCGVTTEVCVHTTVREANDRGYECVVLSDGVASYFPEFQRVALEMIKAQGGIFGWVSDSERFLAAVS, encoded by the coding sequence ATGCCCACGATCGACGCAGAACCTTTCCCCCTGGACTTCGACGTGGACAGCACCGCGCTGGTCATCATCGACATGCAACGGGACTTCGTCCTTCCCGGCGGCTTCGGTGAAGCGCTCGGCAACGACACCTCGCTGCTGCTCGCAGCCGTCGAGCCGATCCAGCGGGTGCTGCACCGCGCCCGCGAGATCGGGATGCTGGTGGTGCACACCCGGGAAGGGCACCGCCCCGACCTGTCGGACTGTCCCAGCGCCAAGCTGCACCGCGGCGGCAAGACCTTCATCGGTGAGCCCGGCCCCATGGGCCGGATCCTGGTGCGCGGCGAGCAGGGCCACGACATCATCGACGAGCTCTACCCCATCGAGGGTGAACCCGTGATCGACAAACCCGGCAAGGGAACCTTCCACGCCACCGACTTCGCCCAGATCCTCGCCGACCGCGGCATCAAGACCCTGGTGGTCTGCGGTGTCACCACCGAGGTGTGTGTACACACCACCGTGCGAGAGGCCAATGATCGCGGCTATGAATGTGTGGTGCTCTCCGACGGTGTGGCCTCCTATTTCCCTGAGTTCCAGCGGGTGGCGCTGGAGATGATCAAGGCCCAGGGCGGGATCTTCGGCTGGGTCTCGGACTCCGAGCGCTTCCTGGCCGCGGTGTCCTGA
- a CDS encoding acyltransferase family protein gives MPPASTRTRRRASRRDFRPDIEGLRAVAVLAVVAFHAQLGLPGGFVGVDVFFVISGFLITRLLISELSDTGELSLSRFYAARARRLLPAAGTVLVITAVGAAVLLPPLQARTALGDAVASALYVGNYRFAIHGTDYLADALPSPFQHYWSLGVEEQFYLVWPLLILATAWLVHRRRARLSVRPFAAALSVVAAASLGLALLWTHSAPPWAFFALPSRAWELAVGGLVALSARQSRRLAPGWAAVAGFGGLGLVIVACVRFDEHTPYPGTAALLPVLGTALVIAAGCATPGRGVGRLLSVPWMRALGRLSYSWYLWHWPVLVFVPLLVGHGLGVPGRLIAVSASFALAVLTLRYVERPVRYSIPLRRSAGRSLVLGSAVTAVAVSAALLLPSFVPTSVGQGRPAPAAMVEPSGLGRTDPLTDAIARIAAAVTASADRHDVPSNLTPPLAEAATDKPAVFVNGCVRSWREVGVPDCVAGAADSATTVALVGDSHAAMWQPGLEPVAEQQHWRLVTMAKITCPLQDVGIISPYLGREYTECQTWRGQVLARLRAERPKLVVLDMSRRYGADFGFTAYDRAWLGSLKDLVTQVRATTGARVLVLGPVPDPHSVVPVCLSAHLADTRDCTPARPAALNANGIAAEAAAVRSAGGQYADVSRLFCTESVCPVVIGNDLVFRDDNHVTVPYASTLGPVLGMIADAALSPRS, from the coding sequence GTGCCCCCGGCCTCGACCCGCACGCGACGTCGTGCGTCGCGCAGAGACTTTCGCCCCGACATCGAAGGGTTGCGGGCGGTTGCGGTGCTCGCGGTGGTCGCCTTCCACGCCCAGCTGGGTCTGCCCGGCGGGTTCGTCGGCGTCGACGTCTTCTTCGTCATCTCCGGATTCCTGATCACCCGGCTGCTGATATCGGAGTTGTCCGACACCGGCGAGCTGAGCCTGTCCCGGTTCTACGCGGCGCGGGCTCGGCGACTGTTGCCGGCCGCCGGAACGGTGCTGGTGATCACCGCGGTGGGCGCAGCCGTCCTGTTGCCGCCGTTGCAGGCTCGGACGGCGCTGGGTGACGCGGTGGCCAGCGCACTGTATGTGGGTAACTACCGGTTCGCGATCCACGGGACCGACTATCTGGCCGACGCCCTGCCCTCACCCTTCCAGCACTACTGGTCGCTGGGTGTGGAAGAGCAGTTCTACCTGGTGTGGCCCCTGCTGATACTGGCCACCGCGTGGTTGGTACACCGCCGCCGGGCGCGCCTGTCAGTGCGGCCGTTCGCCGCCGCGCTGTCGGTGGTAGCAGCGGCGTCCTTGGGGCTCGCGCTGCTGTGGACACACAGCGCCCCGCCGTGGGCGTTCTTCGCGCTGCCGTCGCGAGCGTGGGAGCTAGCCGTCGGCGGGCTGGTCGCCTTATCGGCACGGCAATCCCGGCGGCTCGCACCAGGTTGGGCCGCGGTGGCCGGATTCGGCGGGCTGGGTCTGGTGATCGTGGCGTGTGTGCGGTTCGACGAGCACACCCCCTATCCGGGGACGGCGGCGCTCCTTCCGGTGCTGGGCACCGCGTTGGTGATCGCGGCGGGGTGCGCGACGCCAGGCCGCGGCGTCGGCCGTCTGCTGTCGGTGCCCTGGATGCGCGCGCTGGGCCGGCTGTCCTACTCGTGGTACCTGTGGCACTGGCCGGTGCTGGTATTCGTGCCGCTGCTGGTGGGCCATGGGTTGGGCGTGCCGGGGCGGCTCATAGCGGTATCGGCGTCCTTCGCGCTGGCGGTGCTCACCTTGCGGTATGTCGAGCGGCCGGTGCGCTACTCGATTCCACTGCGCCGCTCGGCGGGGCGCAGTCTGGTGCTGGGCAGTGCGGTGACGGCCGTGGCCGTGAGCGCGGCACTGCTGTTGCCCAGCTTCGTACCCACCTCGGTGGGCCAGGGCAGGCCGGCACCCGCAGCCATGGTGGAGCCGAGCGGGCTGGGCCGCACCGATCCGCTGACCGACGCGATAGCGCGGATCGCGGCCGCGGTGACGGCGTCGGCTGATCGGCACGACGTGCCATCCAATCTCACTCCCCCGCTGGCCGAGGCTGCCACCGACAAACCGGCGGTGTTCGTCAACGGGTGTGTGCGGTCGTGGCGCGAAGTCGGGGTTCCGGACTGCGTCGCCGGGGCGGCCGACAGTGCGACGACGGTGGCGCTGGTCGGCGACTCCCACGCCGCGATGTGGCAACCAGGACTGGAACCTGTTGCCGAACAACAGCATTGGCGGCTGGTGACGATGGCTAAGATCACCTGCCCCCTGCAGGACGTGGGGATCATCAGCCCGTATCTGGGCCGGGAGTACACCGAATGCCAGACCTGGCGGGGCCAGGTGCTGGCGCGGCTGCGTGCCGAACGGCCGAAGCTGGTGGTGCTGGACATGTCGCGACGCTACGGCGCCGACTTCGGCTTCACCGCCTATGACCGGGCGTGGCTGGGCAGCCTCAAGGACCTGGTGACGCAGGTGCGGGCGACGACGGGCGCCCGGGTTCTGGTGCTGGGCCCGGTTCCCGACCCGCACTCGGTGGTCCCGGTGTGCCTATCCGCGCACCTGGCCGACACCCGCGACTGCACGCCCGCGCGGCCGGCGGCCTTGAACGCCAACGGGATTGCCGCCGAGGCTGCCGCTGTCCGCTCGGCCGGCGGCCAATACGCGGACGTGTCGAGGTTGTTCTGCACCGAGTCCGTGTGTCCGGTGGTCATCGGCAACGACCTGGTGTTCCGGGACGACAATCACGTCACGGTCCCGTACGCCAGCACACTGGGCCCGGTGCTGGGGATGATCGCGGACGCGGCCCTGTCCCCCCGCAGCTGA
- a CDS encoding enoyl-CoA hydratase — translation MSDLVLYEVRDRVALITVNDPDHRNAVTDAMSQQLRDAVEAAEAEAHAVVVTGAGKAFCAGADLSALGAAAREGLERIYAGFMAVGRCTLPTIAAVNGAAVGAGLNLALAADVRIAGPHALFDPRFQKLGIHPGGGATWMLQRAVGPQVARAALLFGMRFDAETAVRHGLALEVADDPVAAALALAAGPASAPREVVLATKASMRATAIPGFLDTDHHAAAKDIELGPQATSIESPEFKARLAAAQQR, via the coding sequence GTGTCTGACTTGGTGCTCTATGAGGTGCGCGATCGTGTCGCGCTGATTACCGTCAATGATCCGGACCACCGCAACGCGGTTACCGATGCGATGTCCCAGCAGTTGCGCGACGCCGTCGAGGCCGCCGAGGCCGAGGCGCACGCCGTGGTGGTGACGGGCGCAGGCAAGGCATTCTGCGCCGGTGCCGACCTGTCGGCTCTGGGCGCCGCCGCCCGCGAAGGCCTCGAACGCATCTATGCCGGCTTCATGGCCGTCGGGCGATGCACCCTGCCGACTATCGCCGCCGTGAACGGCGCGGCCGTGGGCGCGGGCCTCAACCTGGCGCTGGCCGCCGATGTCCGCATCGCCGGGCCGCACGCCCTGTTCGACCCCCGGTTCCAGAAGCTCGGTATCCATCCCGGTGGCGGCGCTACCTGGATGTTGCAACGCGCGGTCGGTCCGCAGGTGGCGCGCGCCGCGCTGCTGTTCGGGATGCGCTTCGACGCCGAAACCGCCGTCCGCCATGGATTGGCCCTCGAAGTCGCCGACGACCCCGTCGCGGCCGCACTCGCACTGGCAGCTGGACCGGCCTCGGCACCGCGCGAGGTCGTTCTGGCGACCAAGGCCTCGATGCGTGCGACCGCGATCCCCGGTTTCCTCGACACCGACCATCACGCAGCCGCCAAGGACATCGAACTGGGGCCGCAGGCAACCTCGATCGAGTCGCCTGAATTCAAGGCCCGGCTGGCTGCTGCTCAGCAGAGGTGA